A region of Ornithodoros turicata isolate Travis chromosome 5, ASM3712646v1, whole genome shotgun sequence DNA encodes the following proteins:
- the LOC135394587 gene encoding LOW QUALITY PROTEIN: uncharacterized protein LOC135394587 (The sequence of the model RefSeq protein was modified relative to this genomic sequence to represent the inferred CDS: inserted 1 base in 1 codon; deleted 2 bases in 2 codons; substituted 2 bases at 2 genomic stop codons), translated as MPHATMLVDTTLLGEGCSNWSWNVSVSWQVSTGVVEPYNGVLTTHATLANFDMQLGEFMVDNDTIYDISKTTWTSTVPAAPIWTGSLGQVVSSITSFLLFKGDVNVDVAEXTNLSPYSRMHFPLVSYGPVISAEKEYHEQPSVLQISNACFEQGNQLLKCDPRNGRYMAFCLHYRGDVVEKEINAALATLKTRRTIKFVDXCQRSFKAGINNQPHTVVPGNQMAKAHRAVCTSSNTTAIAETXAHLDYKFDVMYAKRAFVHWYVTEGMEEESFGDFAVLESDYEDVCVSFDTEDS; from the exons ATGCCTCATGCAACTATGCTCGTGGACACTACTCTGTTGGGAGAGGGATGCTCGAACTGGTCTTGGAACGTGTCCGTGAGCTGGCAG GTTTCTACCGGCGTTGTGGAACCCTACAACGGTGTCCTCACCACCCATGCAACTCTGgcgaattttgacatgcaactTGGCGAATTCATGGTGGACAACGACACTATCTACGACATATCCAAAACAACTTGGACATCGACTGTGCCGGCTGCACCAATCTGGACAGGCTCTCTTGGACAGGTTGTCTCTTCCATCACTTCGTTCTTGCTGTTCAAGGGAGACGTCAATGTAGACGTGGCAG TTACCAACCTGTCGCCTTATTCTAGGATGCATTTCCCCCTCGTCAGCTATGGTCCGGTGATTTCGGCCGAGAAAGAATATCACGAACAGCCATCAGTGTTGCAAATTTCCAATGCCTGTTTTGAACAAGGAAACCAGCTGCTGAAGTGTGAC CCCCGTAACGGTAGGTATATGGCCTTCTGCCTGCACTACCGAGGCGATGTTGTGGAAAAGGAGATTAATGCCGCCCTTGCTACCCTCAAGACCAGGCGTACCATTAAGTTTGTAGACTGATGCCAAAGAAGTTTCAAG GCGGGTATCAACAACCAGCCACATACTGTGGTTCCAGGTAACCAAATGGCAAAGGCTCATCGTGCCGTTTGTACCAGCTCTAATACCACGGCCATTGCTGAAACCTGAGCCCATTTGGACTACAAGTTTGACGTAATGTATGCAAAGCGCGCTTTCGTGCACTGGTACGTCACAGAAGGCATGGAAGAGGAA TCATTCGGAGACTTTGCTGTCCTGGAGAGCGACTACGAGGATGTGTGTGTTAGTTTTGATACTGAAGACAGTTGA